Proteins from a single region of Terriglobia bacterium:
- a CDS encoding glycoside hydrolase family 15 protein: MSRFDSTRPARICDYGVIGDSRSAALVSNRGSLDWLAWPQFDSPPIFAAILDREKGGHWSITPDGPFEVTRAYVGDSNVLETRFRTVSGEAVLTELMPVASEQFKRQNTVPSHELVRQLQCVGGEMKLGIELVPRCDYGRQAPRIRDAGAFGLRFDVGRGAYWVLSNAPWKFEDDRATAEVTLKAGEELQFSLTYSEESPAAFSVLGEPIRAAIRRSVEWWKEWANQCTYKGPYREAVVRSALALKLLSYAPSGAIAAAVTTSLPERLGSNLNWDYRYCWLRDASLTIRSLLGLGYYAEAESFITWLLQATKLTQPELRVLYTMFGQIAPHEREVDYLSGYFDSRPVRVGNGARRQFQLDIYGEVIDASAQYAEHIGRFDQTTQKVLLGFGNYVAQNWDRADEGIWEPRSGRQHHTHSRLMCWTALDRLLAMSDKGKLSGVPREVFTRERDRIREQIENRSWNEKLRSYVSILDGDSMDATLLRIGWYGLEAADSERMKSTYRKVCEELGAGGGLLFRYKREPKEGAFGVCGFWAVDHLAMSGDLDGAHDQFAKLMGYGNDLGLFSEETDSETRDALGNFPQAFTHIGLISAALTLQEKERGESHPAINVGADVTEPKGMR; the protein is encoded by the coding sequence ATGTCTCGATTTGATTCAACCCGACCGGCGAGAATTTGTGATTACGGCGTGATTGGGGATTCCCGGTCGGCCGCGCTGGTTTCAAATCGCGGGTCGCTCGATTGGCTGGCATGGCCACAATTCGATAGCCCACCGATCTTCGCAGCAATCCTCGATCGGGAAAAGGGTGGGCATTGGAGCATAACTCCAGACGGTCCCTTTGAAGTCACACGAGCTTATGTTGGTGACTCGAACGTGCTGGAGACCCGGTTTCGGACTGTCTCCGGCGAAGCGGTGCTGACAGAGTTGATGCCGGTCGCCTCGGAGCAATTCAAGCGGCAGAACACGGTTCCGAGCCATGAACTCGTTCGGCAGTTGCAGTGCGTTGGCGGCGAGATGAAGCTCGGCATCGAACTTGTACCGCGATGCGATTACGGACGGCAGGCTCCGCGGATTCGTGATGCCGGCGCGTTTGGCTTGCGTTTCGATGTCGGTCGTGGAGCATATTGGGTTCTGAGTAATGCTCCTTGGAAGTTTGAGGATGACCGCGCGACCGCCGAGGTGACGCTCAAGGCGGGAGAGGAACTGCAGTTCTCACTCACGTATTCAGAGGAATCTCCAGCCGCGTTTTCGGTGCTCGGCGAACCGATACGCGCGGCAATCAGAAGGTCCGTCGAGTGGTGGAAAGAATGGGCCAATCAGTGCACGTACAAGGGGCCTTATCGCGAGGCGGTGGTTCGAAGCGCTCTGGCGTTAAAACTGCTCTCATATGCACCATCGGGTGCAATCGCGGCTGCCGTAACGACATCCCTTCCAGAGAGACTGGGGAGCAATCTCAACTGGGATTATCGATACTGCTGGCTGCGCGATGCTTCATTGACCATTCGTTCTTTGCTTGGGCTGGGTTATTACGCTGAAGCGGAGAGTTTTATCACGTGGCTGCTGCAAGCAACGAAACTCACCCAGCCAGAGTTGCGTGTTCTGTACACGATGTTCGGCCAAATTGCGCCGCACGAGCGTGAAGTGGATTACCTGAGCGGATATTTCGACTCGCGGCCGGTTCGTGTAGGTAACGGGGCGCGCCGCCAGTTTCAACTCGATATTTATGGTGAGGTGATCGACGCGAGCGCGCAATACGCCGAGCATATCGGACGCTTCGATCAGACGACCCAAAAAGTGCTGCTCGGGTTCGGCAACTATGTGGCGCAGAATTGGGATCGGGCTGACGAGGGTATCTGGGAGCCGCGCTCGGGACGGCAGCATCATACGCACTCGCGCTTGATGTGCTGGACGGCGCTGGACCGATTGCTGGCAATGAGCGATAAAGGGAAATTGAGCGGAGTTCCACGCGAAGTGTTCACGCGCGAGCGCGATCGGATCCGCGAGCAGATCGAGAACCGCTCATGGAACGAGAAGCTGCGGAGCTATGTGAGCATCCTGGATGGAGACAGCATGGATGCGACGCTGTTGCGCATCGGATGGTATGGCCTGGAAGCGGCGGATTCGGAGCGGATGAAGAGCACCTACCGGAAGGTATGCGAGGAACTCGGTGCCGGTGGCGGCCTGCTGTTTCGATATAAGCGAGAGCCGAAAGAAGGTGCGTTTGGGGTCTGTGGATTCTGGGCGGTGGATCACCTCGCGATGTCGGGCGATTTGGATGGTGCGCACGATCAATTCGCAAAGTTGATGGGATACGGCAATGACTTGGGACTGTTCTCCGAGGAGACTGATTCAGAGACCCGGGACGCACTGGGCAATTTTCCGCAGGCATTCACGCATATCGGGCTGATCAGCGCGGCGCTGACGCTGCAGGAGAAAGAACGAGGAGAGAGTCATCCAGCAATCAACGTCGGCGCGGACGTTACAGAACCGAAAGGAATGAGATGA
- a CDS encoding sensory rhodopsin transducer: MAKAVGVREWVIAEGYIPSESHGPQPQMTSHETVCILNAGDQDAHIEITIHYEDRDPVGPYKITVPARRTRHLRFNNLKDPEPIPRDTNYSSVIRSDVPIVAQHTRLDSRQANNALLSTMAYPNAA, from the coding sequence ATGGCAAAAGCAGTAGGAGTTCGCGAGTGGGTCATCGCCGAAGGTTACATTCCATCGGAGAGTCACGGCCCGCAACCGCAGATGACGAGCCACGAAACCGTCTGCATCCTCAACGCCGGCGATCAGGATGCTCACATTGAAATCACCATCCACTACGAAGACCGCGATCCGGTCGGCCCTTACAAGATCACGGTTCCGGCGCGCCGAACCAGGCACCTTCGCTTTAACAATCTCAAGGACCCTGAGCCGATTCCACGAGACACCAATTATTCCAGCGTGATTCGGTCAGATGTTCCCATTGTCGCGCAGCACACACGACTCGATTCGCGCCAGGCCAACAACGCGCTCCTCAGCACCATGGCATACCCCAACGCCGCGTGA
- a CDS encoding enolase C-terminal domain-like protein, whose protein sequence is MAIRAEVPIQSVDVSSYKVPTDYPESDGTLKWDSTTMVLVRVSVGGERGLGYTYGDDAVAQLIHGKLAKEIKGMDSMSPQSIYQEMWRKIRNLGRPGICSMAISAIDCAIWDLKARLLKLPLVTLLGQVRPGATIYGSGGFTSYSDRQLADQLKGWVKLGIPRVKMKVGRDPERDVERVRLARKAIGDAPELFVDANGAYGRKQAIEQATIFAESGVRWFEEPVSADDLDGLHLVRDRAPAGMEIAAGEYGYDPFYFRRMLSAEAVDVLQADITRCGGITAFMQVAALCQAHNIPLSGHTAPALHTHPACAAIPFKNLEYFHDHVHIERMFFDGIPEPINGELRPDLSRPGMGLELKRSQAEKYAA, encoded by the coding sequence ATGGCGATTCGAGCAGAAGTTCCCATCCAGTCTGTGGACGTTTCGAGCTACAAGGTTCCGACCGACTATCCGGAGTCCGACGGCACTCTGAAATGGGACAGTACGACCATGGTGCTGGTGCGGGTCTCCGTCGGCGGCGAACGCGGCCTTGGCTACACATACGGCGACGATGCCGTTGCACAGCTCATACACGGCAAGCTCGCCAAAGAGATCAAGGGAATGGACTCGATGTCGCCTCAGTCCATATACCAGGAGATGTGGCGTAAGATTCGCAATCTTGGCCGCCCCGGCATCTGCTCCATGGCGATCTCCGCCATCGACTGCGCCATCTGGGACCTCAAAGCGCGCTTGCTCAAACTGCCGCTCGTGACCTTGCTAGGGCAGGTTCGTCCCGGCGCCACAATCTACGGCAGTGGAGGTTTCACCTCCTACTCTGACCGCCAACTGGCGGATCAACTCAAGGGCTGGGTGAAGCTGGGCATCCCGCGCGTGAAGATGAAGGTCGGACGCGACCCCGAGCGCGATGTCGAACGCGTCCGCCTGGCGCGAAAAGCGATCGGCGATGCCCCCGAACTCTTCGTCGACGCCAACGGCGCCTACGGGCGCAAGCAGGCTATCGAACAAGCAACAATTTTCGCAGAGTCAGGGGTCCGCTGGTTCGAAGAGCCCGTCTCCGCCGACGACCTCGACGGCCTTCATCTCGTTCGCGACCGCGCTCCCGCCGGAATGGAAATCGCCGCCGGAGAGTACGGTTACGATCCGTTCTATTTTCGCCGCATGCTGTCCGCTGAAGCCGTCGACGTCCTTCAGGCTGATATCACCAGATGCGGCGGAATCACCGCTTTCATGCAGGTTGCTGCGCTCTGCCAGGCTCACAACATTCCGCTCTCGGGACACACTGCGCCGGCGCTGCACACGCACCCTGCGTGCGCAGCCATTCCGTTCAAGAACCTCGAATATTTCCATGATCACGTGCATATCGAGCGAATGTTCTTCGATGGCATTCCGGAGCCGATAAACGGGGAACTGCGGCCCGACCTTTCGCGACCCGGCATGGGATTGGAACTCAAGAGGTCTCAAGCCGAGAAATATGCCGCATAA